GTCTTTTAACGGCTACGGTACTGTGTGCTGCGGTTGCTGCGAATACGTGTGAGAATGAGCAATGTTCTTCGCTGTTAAGAGGAGCAGGGGGCGCGGCTGCTGGTTTTTTTGTAGGGCATGCTGTGGTTATGGTACCTACACTGAAACGCCGCCTTAAATTAAAAAATGATGCTTATGCATTTCAAGATCAAACTAGAGAGTTGCTGGTTTCCTTGAAAACAGCGGATGCTACAAACAGCGTGCAAATAGAAGCTATTGTCGAGCACGTTAGCCAATTCTGTTCTTATCTGAAAAACGTATCTTTGCCTGTAACTAAACGAGGTGATGCTGTACTCAATTTATTAAAAATTAAGCGAGTATCCGGTGCTGCTTATGAGCAACTTAATGATTTGGTAACTGCATTGGAAGGTTGTGAGGAGCATGAGCGCGCACAACTTTTGGAGGACGCTCAGCGTTTTTGGGGACAAGATCATCCGTCCTTATTCAATGAGCTGACCAATAAAAAAGATGATGCAAATGTGACTTATAGTGGTCCCAGAATGTAACAACAAATATAGCCCGTATTAGCCGCAGCGTAATACGGGATTTGTGTCCACAAACAAGGAAAACCTTAATAGATTTTCAAGGAAAATTGAACCAGTATTTTAGAGCTATTTAATCTTACTTAATAATGAAAAATAAGTAATAACCTAAGTAACAATAAATTTCATCAACGCCGTTCTATGGCCTGTTTTTTTTATTTTAATGGCTAGGCATTAACAATTATAAGGAAAGCAAACATGGAAAATCGAGGGACCGAGAAGTTAGGTGAAATAGTGTCCCAATTTACCACGCTAATTACTAATTTTTATACTATTCAGTAGGGTGAAAGCAGCTGAATATTTAATCAAGGAATAATATGTCTGAAAAAATAAAAGGAACCGTTAAATGGTTCAATGAGCGCAAAGGATTTGGTTTTATTCAAAGTGATGGTAAAGATTACTTTGTGCATTTTAGCTCTATTCAAGAAAGTGGTTTTAAAACACTGCGAGAAGGAGAGCTGGTTCTATTTAAGTACGGACATGGGCAAAAAGGACTTTGCGCTGAAGACGTTCAAGTTGTTGCTCAGTAATCGCGTGGAAAGGGCGCTTAAATAGAAGCAAGGTGTTGTGAAGTAACCCCAAACGAGCTTAGGGTTACTTCGACATGGCCCTCAATTAACGAATGTTATTTAGGTCAATTTTCGCGTGCATCGAATTAAATGTGTTACATCTTTTACGTCAAAGTGTGTAACGCTACTGGAGCCATCAAAGTATTGATGCCATGCCCAAGTAGTGTCCATCATTCCACTCTGTAGATGCCCAATAGTTACCACTTAAGCAAGAAGAGCCTATGCCTAAAAAAAATAAAAGAGAAATGAATCCGATTCGCGTTTTTTTATTCATTAATTTATCCTTAAATTACAGTTAGCCGCGAACTAAATTTGATGCGCTTTTTATTGTAAATTCTCAAATAAAATAAATAAATTCGTTGGCTTAGCTTGTGATGGCATTATTATTCGTGCCTAATTAACCAACTTTTAATTAATTCAATCTCATCGTGCTTCATCAAGGACACAGGGTGACCAATATCAGGAATCTTTACGGTTTGTAAGCTGGGTTGCAATTGTTGCATTTGGGCTACGGTATCATCTGATAAAACATCAGATAATGCGGCATGCAATAATAGCACAGGGCATTGAATTTTGCTCCATAATGCCCATAGAGGGATATTGTTTTGGGTTGCTAAGATCACATTATCAATTATTTTAGGATCATACGCTAATTGGTAATGCTTATTGGGGCTTTCCCATACTCCAGCTACGACAAGTTGTTGCCATTGTTCTGGGCTTAATTGTGCATAGCTTGAATAGGTTTTTTTAAAATATGTTTCTACTTCCTCTAGGGTTTTAAAGGAATGTTTGCTTCCTTCTTTTCCATAATCAATAATTCGTTGCAGAGCTTTGGTGTCAACCTGGGGACCTATGTCGTTAAGCACCAGTTTTTTAATCGGTGAATTGTTCATTGCAGCCATGATCATGCCGATCATTCCTCCCATCGAGGTGCCAATGTAATCAATTTCGGTTACACCCAGTTGGGCTAATAAAATAGTGATGTCAGCAATGTATGTCGGCGCCGAATAATCGTTGGCATTAGTTACTTTATCACTTAAACCACGACCTACCATGTCAGGACAGATAACGCGATAATGGGAAGAAAGTGCCTGAGCCAGCTCATCAAAATCTCGAGCGTTACGAAATAGGCCATGAACACAGAGTAATACCTTGGGATTGTTCGGATTTCCCCATTCATAATAATTCATTTGATGAAAAGATTGGCTGTCTATTCCCATAACCTGGTGTTTTTGCATGAACTCATCGCTCCTTGTTCCCTATGTTCTATATTATAGACCAGCTAATTCAAAGACAGTCATGAAACTATTTGATTATAAAAATCAAAATAACCCCGTACACCAATGGATTAGGCAAATTGCATTTAAAAGTATTACGTAATGTAAGAAGGGCAAATTACCGTGGCCAAACCACGGTAATTGAAGAATTACTTTACGCCAATATAAATGGTCACCTCATCAGAGCCTTTATATGCTTCAAAATCGCTAACAAAGCTACGCTGAAATTCAGGGTTTCGCTCAAAATAATTCCAAATGCGCTGCCAGGTTTCCACCACTGTGGCAGGTATGGGCCCTTTCCCTTGGAAAACAAAATAGCTCCCTGTTTCAATAGTAACTGAATTCAATTGAGCTGGGGTTTCATCGGAGGGAATACCTACAGTAACCGTGTAAAGCCCGTTGGCATCAGATTCATAGTCGGAATAAACAGCTACGAGCGTTGCATTCGCAGCTAAACCACTGGAATGAACTTGTTGCCAAAGATTAGGCAGTTTCGCGGTACTTTCCCCAAACTCATCACTATTTTGAGTTCGAGTACTTAAGCCGGTTACTCTAAAACTATTTACCTGTTTTAGGCTTGGTAGTATAGAGGACATTTGCATTACTCCTATTTAGTCGGTGGTTTTTCCAACAGAAACAACCCGTAGTCGATTCGCATCGGGATCTTGGGCAAGAAAAGTATAACCATAGGGTACACCAGTTGGTGGATGGATTATATTTATTTCTTTAGCTTGCCAATGAGCAAAAAGCTCATCGACTTTTTGATGATCACCCACCGTAAATGCCAATTCGCCATTACCATTATTTTTATCCGTAGATGGCTCCACCGTATGTTTCGCTTTCAATGCTAAACTCATTCCATTTGATAATTTAAACTCATGAAATGTTGGTGAATGTTCTTCTGGCATTATGCCAAGTAAATCACGGTAAAAATTGCTGCTTAGAGCAACCGTCTCAACATACAGTACAATAACACTAGGCTCGAATATCATGTTTTCTCCTTCAATTGATAAGTGATATGAACGGGCCTAGTTTACTGATCTACACTGACAGTTTTTGTCAGTAGTGAGTAGCTACTGTTCAGGAATATTATGAGCTTCACGCCATTTTTGTAAGAGCGTTT
Above is a genomic segment from Legionella lytica containing:
- a CDS encoding alpha/beta fold hydrolase; protein product: MQKHQVMGIDSQSFHQMNYYEWGNPNNPKVLLCVHGLFRNARDFDELAQALSSHYRVICPDMVGRGLSDKVTNANDYSAPTYIADITILLAQLGVTEIDYIGTSMGGMIGMIMAAMNNSPIKKLVLNDIGPQVDTKALQRIIDYGKEGSKHSFKTLEEVETYFKKTYSSYAQLSPEQWQQLVVAGVWESPNKHYQLAYDPKIIDNVILATQNNIPLWALWSKIQCPVLLLHAALSDVLSDDTVAQMQQLQPSLQTVKIPDIGHPVSLMKHDEIELIKSWLIRHE
- a CDS encoding GyrI-like domain-containing protein, whose product is MSSILPSLKQVNSFRVTGLSTRTQNSDEFGESTAKLPNLWQQVHSSGLAANATLVAVYSDYESDANGLYTVTVGIPSDETPAQLNSVTIETGSYFVFQGKGPIPATVVETWQRIWNYFERNPEFQRSFVSDFEAYKGSDEVTIYIGVK
- a CDS encoding cold-shock protein, giving the protein MSEKIKGTVKWFNERKGFGFIQSDGKDYFVHFSSIQESGFKTLREGELVLFKYGHGQKGLCAEDVQVVAQ
- a CDS encoding VOC family protein, with the translated sequence MIFEPSVIVLYVETVALSSNFYRDLLGIMPEEHSPTFHEFKLSNGMSLALKAKHTVEPSTDKNNGNGELAFTVGDHQKVDELFAHWQAKEINIIHPPTGVPYGYTFLAQDPDANRLRVVSVGKTTD